The following proteins come from a genomic window of Candidatus Poribacteria bacterium:
- a CDS encoding NADH-quinone oxidoreductase subunit N codes for MVDFDWGALSASLVLLGTATLTVLFDMGSSKRWAQTTAWIALIGTVTALGLELASPARGVALSFGARDRIGSALPVFLADGYTHVFTLIFLIGAALAILLSMAYLERHNGVRGEYYILLLTSLVGMILMAGGNDLIVIFLGLELMSLPLYVLAGFRRNRESSESSLKYFLLGAFSSGFFLYGIALIYGATGSTNLRDIAGGVGGSGLLGVGVVLLVVGLAFKVAAVPFHQWAPDVYQGAPTPVTAFFASSPKVAAFAAIARLFVAPGSPLAGEASTIFAVLAVLTMSVGNLVALTQKNVKRMLAYSSIAHAGYVLVAFAAGESGAQSGVFYLLVYSLMSIGAFGTLILAGSSEGERLNLDDYNGMGFRKPFLGVVLSVFMLSLAGFPPMAGFLGKFLIFRDAWHAGLGWLVIAGVLNSVVSAFFYLGVIVRLYMADAPHGAPAASPVTLPQGLLVVALLIALAGVVIGGVAPGGLMGAVDLGAASAATASVLH; via the coding sequence ATGGTCGATTTCGATTGGGGAGCGCTCTCCGCGAGCCTCGTACTGCTGGGAACCGCCACGCTCACCGTTCTGTTCGACATGGGCTCGTCCAAGCGGTGGGCCCAGACGACCGCATGGATCGCCCTGATCGGGACGGTCACGGCGCTCGGGTTGGAGCTCGCGAGCCCGGCGCGAGGCGTGGCGCTGTCATTCGGCGCGCGCGACCGGATCGGATCGGCGCTGCCGGTCTTCCTCGCCGACGGCTACACGCACGTCTTCACGCTGATCTTCCTCATCGGGGCAGCGCTGGCGATCCTGCTGTCGATGGCGTATCTGGAGCGCCACAACGGCGTGCGCGGGGAGTACTACATCCTCCTGCTCACGTCGCTGGTCGGGATGATCCTGATGGCGGGCGGCAACGACCTCATCGTCATCTTCCTCGGCTTGGAGCTGATGTCGCTGCCTCTCTACGTCCTGGCGGGGTTCCGGCGGAACCGCGAGTCGAGCGAGTCGTCGCTCAAGTACTTCCTCCTCGGAGCGTTTTCGAGCGGGTTCTTCCTCTACGGGATTGCGCTCATCTACGGCGCGACGGGTTCCACGAACCTGCGAGACATTGCTGGCGGGGTGGGTGGGTCGGGGCTCCTCGGCGTGGGCGTCGTGCTCCTGGTCGTGGGGTTGGCGTTCAAGGTGGCGGCGGTTCCCTTCCATCAGTGGGCTCCCGATGTCTACCAGGGCGCGCCGACGCCCGTGACGGCGTTCTTCGCATCGAGTCCGAAAGTCGCGGCTTTCGCGGCGATTGCGCGGCTGTTCGTCGCTCCCGGCTCGCCGCTGGCGGGCGAGGCGTCGACGATCTTCGCCGTCCTTGCCGTCCTGACGATGAGCGTTGGGAACCTCGTCGCCCTGACGCAGAAGAACGTGAAGCGGATGCTCGCCTATTCGAGTATCGCGCACGCCGGGTACGTGCTCGTCGCGTTCGCGGCGGGGGAATCGGGCGCGCAAAGCGGCGTGTTCTACCTGCTGGTCTACTCGCTGATGAGCATCGGCGCGTTCGGCACGCTCATCCTAGCGGGTTCGTCCGAGGGCGAGCGTCTGAACCTGGACGACTACAACGGGATGGGGTTCCGTAAGCCCTTCCTGGGGGTCGTCCTGAGTGTGTTCATGCTGTCGCTGGCTGGGTTCCCGCCGATGGCGGGGTTCCTCGGCAAGTTCCTCATCTTCCGCGACGCCTGGCACGCGGGACTGGGATGGCTGGTCATCGCTGGGGTCCTGAACAGCGTCGTGTCCGCGTTCTTCTATCTCGGCGTCATCGTGCGCCTGTATATGGCGGATGCGCCCCATGGAGCGCCTGCGGCGAGCCCGGTGACGCTGCCGCAAGGATTGCTGGTCGTCGCGCTGCTGATCGCGTTGGCGGGAGTCGTCATCGGCGGTGTAGCGCCCGGCGGGTTGATGGGCGCGGTCGATCTCGGCGCGGCTTCGGCAGCGACTGCGTCGGTCTTGCACTAG